The sequence TCGCCCGAGCCTCCCTGCTTCTGTTTGCCCTCGGGCAACCGCTGGCAGAGGCCTACACCCATCCCTGCATTCCCAATACCCTCGAGGAACTGGACACCATCAAGGCAAGCCTCAACCAACAGCCTTGGAAGCAAGGTTACGCGATACTGACGTCCGATGGTCATTCGCAGCTGACCTACCAGATGCGAGGACCGTTCGCGAATGTAAGCCGCGCGGGCGCTTACGACGCCAATCTCGGAGCATGGCAGAACGACATGGCCGCCGTGTATAACCTCGCACGCATGTGGTATTTCACCGGCAATCCCGATTATGCGCAGAAAGCCCACGACATCCTCATCCAATGGGCGACCACGCATACCAGCTTCACTGGCAACGAATCCGGCCTCGCCTTGGGCGACTATGCCATCTGCTACGGCGGGGGGGCCAGCATCCTGCGCGGCACCTGGTCCGGATGGACGGCCTCAGACACGACCACGGTCCAGAACTATTTCCGGAATGTTCTCGCGCCGGCTTCTCTCGCCTGGGGAAATATCCTTGGGCCTGCCAACAAGGGCGCCATCTATATGGAAGCCGGTATCGCCATCGCCGCTTTCTGCGACGACACCGCGAAATTCGACCAAATCGTCAACCTTTACCGCACCTTTCACGGCAGCGGCCTGATGAACACCCTGTCTACTGGACAGATGGGAGAGACAGGGCGCGACGCGGGACACGGGTTCGGCACCCTCAATGCCCTGGCCTTCGTGGCTGAATGCGCTTGGAAACAAGGCGTGGACCTCTACTCCGAATTGGACAACCGGCTGCTGACCTGTGGCGAATACTACGCCCGCAACACCTTCGCCACGGACAATCCCTACGTTCCCTACGGCACCATTGATTGGGCGTGGTTTAACAATGCGGCCGGCCCTTACACCGCTAATCGCGGCGCGTTTTACATCCTTCAAAACGCCTACAGAAACCGCCGCGGTCTCCCGACTCCCTGGATCGACCGCAAAATGGGAGAACAGGGTATCGACGGCGGCAACTTCATGTTTGCCAAGACGGCCGACTTCACCACCGCCACCGCGTCACCGGCCAGTTTCCCGACGGTTTCCCTGGCCTCGAGCGGCCTGACCCTGACTACCTTCGGCACCCAGACCACGGGCCGCAGCGCCTCGTATTCGAACGGTGTGTGGACGTTGACCGGGCTCGGGAACGGGGTCTGGAACGACACGACCGACGACTGCCAGTTTGCCTGCACCCAGATGACCGGCGACTGCGCCATGGTCGCCAAGGTCAACTCGTTCACCTATTCCGGCTCCAATAACGGCAAGGCGGGCTTGATGATCCGCGACAACCTCACGGCCACCGTTTCGCAGCGCGCCTGGATCGGGATGGTGCCCGCGGCCACCGTGCTAATGGAATCCCACATGCGGGGCTGGACGGAAAACTGGGGCGGGGGCGGATATGCCCAACGTTCGCACTCGTGGACTCCCGGCATGCCCTACTGGCTCAAGATCGAACGGCGGGATAAGCAGATCACGACCTTCGCGTCTCCGGATGGCGCCAGCTGGATGCCCGTGAACTGTACCTATTACGGCAATTTGCCGTCCACCCTCTATATCGGCCTGTTTCTCTGCAGCGGGAATACCACGTCCGTTACTGCCAACTTCGCCAACGTGGCATTCACCGGCGGAACCGGCGGCCTCCTGACCGCTCCCGTCGCCCCGTTGGGCGTGCTCGCCAGCGGCTCCAACAGAGCCATCACCGTGCGCTGGCTCACCTCCTATGGTGCCACCGCCTATGACGTGCTGCGCTCGACCACCTCGGGCTCGGGCTACACCGCTCTCGCCAGCAACCTCACCGGCACGAGCTATGTGGACACGACCGCGGCCGCGGGCACGAGCTACTACTACGTGATCCGGGCGAAGAACTCTGCCGGCACCAGCGGTGACTCACCGCAATTCGGTGCCGCTTTGCTTCCCACCGCCATGGTCAACCTCGCCCACAGCGGCACATCGACGGCCAGTTTCAATGCCACGTCCGTCACGGAAGGCTCTGCTAAGGCCTTCGACAGCGACCCTGGGTCCAAGTGGTATGGCTACAACTCGCCCACTGGCTGGCTCCAATACGACTTCGGCGCGAACAACCCGCAGGTCATCAAGCGCTACACGCTGAACAGCGCCGATGTGGCGACCCGTGATCCGAAAGATTGGACGTTCCTTGGCTCACAAGACGGAACCACCTGGACCACCTTGGATTCACAAAGCAACCAGCTCTTCGCCAATCGCTTGCAGATGAATACCTACGACATCGGCAACACCGCCGCTTACCGCTATTACCAACTCCAAGTCTCCGCGAACAACGGTGCCGCCGGGCTGGCAGTGGCCGAGCTCGGCCTGTGGAGTGACAGCGGACAAACCATTCCCAACGGCACCTATCGCGTCGTTTCCCGCAAGAGCAACAAAGTCCTCGACCTCTTCGGGGGCGGAACGGCCGATGGCACGGACGCTGTCCAGTGGGGCTGGACGGGGGGAGACAGCCAGAAGTGGACGCTCACCCACCTGGGCAATGGACACTACCAGGCGGTGGGCGTGGGAAGCGGCAAGCTGCTCGAAGTCACAGGCGCCTCCACCAGCAATGGCGCGGTCGTCCAGATCTGGCCCTCAAACAATAACAACTGCCAGAAGTGGACGGTCGCACCGGCAGGAGACGGCACCTTCAAGGTCCTGAACGTGAATAGCGGCAAGGCCATGGATGTAAGCAGCGGAAGCACCGCCAATGGAGCCGGCATCATCCAGTGGCCCTATAGCGGGGCAGCCAACCAACATTGGGCGTTTTCCATCGCACCGTAACCCGAAACCACCACCCGGCGGCACGAAACGTGCCGCCGGGTGGTCTTCCGGGTACCCTTCTCGATTTCGGATGAAACGCATCCTTCCCGATCCCCTGCCGTTCTTCGCGCTGCCCATCTAATCACCATTCATCCGCCTTCATCCGCCTTCATCCGCCTTCATCCGTCAAAATATCCAAATGTCCCGCTCCGCTTGGTTCGCCACCTCCCCTTTGCTCCGCCGCCTCAGATGCGCTTCGTCCGCCGTTCTCTCCGCTTGGTTCGCCTGTGGCACTCTCCTGGCTGCCCCTTCACCGATCGGAACCGGATTGAAGGCCAACATCACGCTCGGATCACTGCAGAACCCGGCGGTCATCAATCGCGCCTGGTCCCAGGTCGTGAACTACAATCTCGATCTAGCCAGCTGGCGATACGACGTCTTCGTTCCGGAAGGTTACGATGGAACGAAGCCATACGGGGTGATGGTGTACATTACCTCGGACCCCACTACCGGTGTTGTGCTCCAGGCTCCTTCCAATGAAAAGAATCTCATCTGGATCGCTCCACGCGCCGTCGGCAACGGTGCCAACTCGCCAGACCGTTATGGTGCCGCACTTCTTGCGATCTACCGCGCCAATGAGCTGTTCAACATCGATCCACGCCGCGTTTACCTCTCCGGCAAATCCGGTGGCGCCCGCACCGCGAGCGCACTCGCCTTCTACCACTCGGAGATTGTCCGGGGCGTCGCGCCCTCCTCGGGATTCGCTCTCCCTCGTCTCAATGAGGTCAGTCCCGATTACATTCCCAATACGAGCGGCCAGTCGGACACCTACTTTGTCTATGCGGATCAGCCGTTCTACTTCTACTACCTGAACAACAATTCCCTCCACAGCTCCATCTACACGGCGGCCAAATCGAAGAAATTGCGCTCTTACATCCTGACGCGCTACGACGACTACCGGGAGGATTACTTCGTGGAAGGCTTCCACTGTGCCTTCGAACCGCAAGGCCTTGATTGCTTCCTCTACGACGGGCCCGGGGGCCACACCGACCCCAGCGACACGGAGATGAAGGAGGCGATCGACTACCTGGACCGTGACGACACGTTCCCGGTGAACGCCAACACCAAGGCGGGCCCAGGCGGCTTCTCCGGCATGACGAACATCAGCCAAGCCGGAGCCTCGGCGGTCGAAACCACCGCGGCGGGAAAAACCACCTACACTCTCAATCCGGCGCTCACCTCGGTGGCGGCCGCGAAGAGCACCTCGGCATTCTATTGGGACAATGCCAACGGCTCGACCACCCGCTGGCTCTGGGAAGTCAAGAACCCTACACCGACGAACCAGAAGACCAGCTTCGGCCTCTGGTTCGCCAATGAGACCTGGAGTGGAGGCGTGCCGACCTCGGTGACGGGAGCGAACAACCCCGGTATCCTGATCACGGTCACCCAGAACGGATCGCTGAATCGGATGATCGTCAGCGCACGCCCTGATTCCGGCGGCGAAACCATTTTCTACGACGGCTATTTCAGCTTCGTGCCAGCCTACTCAACCGCCTGGACCACCACGCAAACCGGCTATCTCACCGGTACCGGCTCCCCTGTAGAGGTCCGCATGGATGTCAACAAGAGCCGATGGCAGCTCACATTCAACGGCATCAAGCTCGATGGCACGACGAATGCCATCGCCAGTGGAACGCAAATTTCCCGCGACAACAAGCGGATGCTTTTCGGCTACTGGGATGCGGCGGCCGGTGGCTCTTCGTTTTGGAAGCATGATCCGAACACCGCCGCCCTGAACACCTGGTCGCCATTCACCAAGTCCATCTTCACCGCCTCCACCGGTGCCCTTTCCGCCGGAGGCACAACCCCATCGCCCATGGAGCTGCGCTACGTGATCGCCAGCGATCCCGGCCTGCCGGATCCCCTTCCCCCGGGCCCTACCGGCATCACCGCTTCGGCCGCTTATGGAACGTTGAGCGTGGCATGGAATGCATATCCGGGTGCAACCAGCTACCAGGTCAAGCGCGCCATCACCGCCGGTGGCCCCTACACCACCTTGGCGAGCAGCGTCACCGCCAATTCCTACTCCGATACCACTGCCGAGGCCGGTGTGTTTTACTACTACACCGTTTCCGCGGTCACGGCTTCAGGCTCCACCGCCAATGGCACTGAATCCGGCGCCGGTTTGAACTCTCTGCGCATTCGTAACACTGGTGGCACGGCGAGCGACAGCCTCAATACGACTGGAACAGAAGGCGCGGCCAAGGCCTTCGACGGCACCACCGCGACCAAGTGGTTCAACGGCACCGGCGCGACCGACTGGATCCAATACCGTTTCGCCTCCGGCAAGCGCTTCCCGCTCAGCCAATACAAGATCTCCTCCGCGAACGACGTGCCAGTCCGTGATCCGGTGGCTTGGCAGGTGCTCGGCAGCAACGACGGCATCGGCTGGACCATACTCGACACCCGGTCGGCCCAGAGCTTCGCCGCCCGGTTCCAGACCAACACCTACAGCGTCCCCCTGACTGCCGCCTACGAGTATTACCGCCTCAACATCACGGCCAATGGCGGGGATGCGGGCATCCAGCTTTCTGAATGGCAGATCCTGTCGCCCGACATGACCCCGCCGACGATCGCCACGCCTTCCAACCTCTTGATCGGAACCGCGGGCCAAACCGGTGCGGTCGTGACCTTCAACGCGACCGCCACCGACTACGAAGACGGTCCCTTACCCGTCCTCTTTACCCCGCCATCAGGCAGTGTCTTCCCGATCGGCTCGACCACCGTGGTTTGCCGGGCCAGCGACCTCAGCGGCAACTACAGCCAGACTTCGTTCACTGTGACCGTGAACGACGACACGTTGGGAGACATTTCTCCACCCACCATCACGGTGCCCGCGAACATCACGGTGCCCGCGACGGGCACAGCGGGCGCGGCGGTTACCTTTACCACCTCCGCGGTGGACGCCGTGGATGGAACGCGCCCCACCACCAACACTCCTGCTTCCGGCTCTTTCTTCCCGATCGGCACCAGCGTGGTCACGGCCACGGCAACGGACGCAACCGGCAACACCGGGTCACGCACCTTTACCGTGGCGGTTCAGCCATTTGCCCAGGAGCGCGCTTGGTTGAAGTTCGACGAGTCGAGTGGAAATTCGGCGGCGGACGCCACGGGCAACGGTTGGACCGGCACGCTGGTCGGCAGCCCCTCCTGGACTCCCGGCAAGATCAACCGGGCTGTGGCCCTAAACGGCTCGGCTCAATATGTCACCCTGCCTTCGGGAGTGGTGGGCGGCCTCAATGACTTCTCCATCGCCGCGTGGGTGAAACTGAACGCCACAAGCAACTGGGCACGGCTTTTTGACTTCGGTACCGGCACCAGCGTTTACATGTTCCTGACTCCGAAGAACGGCGCGAACAACGTGGTCCGCTTCGCGATCAGCACGGCAGGAGGCGGCGGTGAACAGAAAATCGACGGCACCGCGGCTCTACCGACCGGCATATGGACTCACGTGGCAGTCACTCTCTCGGGTTCCACGGGCACACTCTACGTCAACGGGTCACCGGTCGGCACGAACGCCAATATGACCCTCAAGCCTTCCAGCCTCGGGTCAACCGGCAACAACTACATCGGAAAATCGCAGTACAACGATCCGTATCTCTCCGGTGCCGTGGATGATTTCCAGATCTTCGGTCAAGCGCTCACCGGCCAGCAAATCGCCGCCTTGGCCAACCCACCAACCGCCCCGGCATCGCTCACGGCCGGAGCCTTGGACACACGGTCATCATTGAGCTGGAGTGCCGCCGCGGGAGCCTCCAGCTACAACATCAAACGCGCGCCCGTGAGCGGCGGTCCCTATGTATTCGTCGCAAACACCACGGTCACGAACTTCACCGACACTAGCCTCACCAACGGCACGACGTATTACTACGCTGTCACCGCGGTGGCGTCGCTGTTGGAGAGCGCGGACAGCGCGGAAACCAGCGCCACTCCATTGTCCGCGCTTCAGCAATGGCGACAAGCAAACTTCGGCTCGATCACAGGCACAGGCAATGCCGCCGACGGTGCGGATCCGGACGGCGACGGATGGACCAACGCGCAAGAGTTTGCCTCCGGAACCAATCCCAATGACCGCGCCAGCCTCTTGAAGCTGACTCAGGTCCAAGCCAACGGAAACGACATGCGGCTCCGCTTTCCAACGGTGAACGGAAAAACCTACCGGGTGGAAAGATCCGATAGCTTGCTTCAAGGTTCCTGGACAATCGTGAAGAACAACATTACGGGCACCGGCGAGGAACTAGAGGTCACGGACAATGGGGGTGCCACCCACCTCCGGCGGTTCTATCGAGCCGTAGTGAATCAGTAGGATTGCATGTCGATTGTCTCACGAAAGAATCGAGGCGAAGAGCGTATGGCCGAGGCCGACGTGGTTACCATGGCCTGCGTTTCCGAACTGAGAACATTCCACCCCTGACAGCTCTTTGACTCCGTCAACCAGCCCTCGATTGTTGAATGGCGCTTCATCGCGCCGCCGCTTGCTGGCCTCCGAGTTCTCCTACGATCACCCCGCGACCGCTGGTTCCGAGATAGACCCGCCCGAACACGCGCGGATCACCGGTAATCGCGTGGATCGCTCCGAACTGATGGCGGTCGTCATTGATCCTCAGCCATGAGGTGCCCCCGTCTTCGCTTCGGAAGATTCCATCGATTCCTCCGATCCGGCCCCAGAGGTAAGCGGCTGGATAGGCATTGGTGGAAGCCGGTCGGCCAAAGCCCACCTGATAGGCCTGCTCCACCACTTCAGCCCGGTGAAATTTGGCTCCGCCGTCCGCGGAACGCCACAATCCGTTTCCTCCCGCCGCATACCACAAATGGCCCGCTCTTCCCGGGACCGATTCAAGGCGCTGCCCGCCTTCGGGCAACTCTCCCCCGGCGGGCGTGAAGGTGGCGGCTCCATCGTCGCTCCGATACACGCGCCGTGTCACGGAATCGAACACCGAAAGCCGCAGCCGGTTCATTCGATCGGCAGCGGGCCGGTATTTTCCCGCAGGACATCCGGCGGCAGGCTTCCAGGTCGCCCCGTCGTCGGAGGAACGATAGGGGACTCCCTCCTTGGGACACAGGAGGAGAACGGCACCGTCCGCGGAAACGGCGATTTGTCCGTTATTCGAGCCCGGTGGCGCTGACGGAAAGGCTTTCCAGGTGCGGGCACCATCGCGCGAGACCGAGCCGCTGGATTCGTGCAGGCGCGCCAGAACTCCGGGAGCCATACCCGCACCGTCGAGACTGTAGGACGTACCATGGGACGGAGAATGGCGACCGCTGATCGGAGACGCATCCAAGTCGTCATGCCGAAAGCCGTCGAAGTCCCCGATCACGCTGATCAATGGCGGGCCGGAAGCAGGGCTGACCAGGCCCAGCGGCACGCTCTCCTCGAGCCCCTTGTTGTCGAAAGACCACGCGGGTTTCTTTGCCGAGACACCAGGGTCCTGGGTCGTGTACAGTCCGTAACCAGTCACAAAGGTCACTCTGCCCGGGTCAAAGGGATCGATCTCCACATCGGTGATCCAATGGGGCTTCACCGAAGCGGCCCAGGGCGCGGAACCATGGTCGAGCGTCGCTTCCGCCAGGATTCCCGTCCAAGTCTGGCCTCCGTCGTCCGAGCGGTAGATCTCGTCGCCGGGCCACCAGCGGTCGAGTGTCGAAACGACGACTCGTCCCGGAGCCCCCGGATCGGTGGCCATCCCTCCGAATCCTCCTCCGCCGCTGGGAACCTGGAGGTCTTTCCACGCGCCTTCCGGAGAAAGTTTCCACACACCCCCTTTGGACACGTTGCTGGGTCCCAATGCGTCATTGAAGGTCACGTAGAGATTGCCCTCTCCGTCGAAGGCGGTCTGATGGGCGATCCATCCTTCAGGCTGACCCGGTACCGCGGCCCAGGAATTTCCGCCGTCCATGGATCTCCACAGGCTGGGCCCGGTGGTTTGCGCCGCACCCGCATACACGATGCCGGCACGCGAGGGATGGAAGCGGACGAAAGTGGTGGATGCCACCGGGAATGCCGGGACACGTTCCCAGTCCGCCCCGCGGCCGGTGCCGCGCCAAAGGCCGTCCTGCGAGGAGCCGATCAACAGACGTGTCCCATCGAATGGATTCACGGCCAGCCGTTCGCCGGTGCCGCGCCCATCCTGGTTGCCCCCGACCTTGAACGGAAGCTCTTTGGTGGTCCAGGTCCCCCCCCGGTCGGAGGAGGCCATGAAGGTGGCGTTCGGAGCCCACCATGCGGTGTATTGGCCACAGGCGAGATACACCCGCCCGGAATCGGCCGGATCCAGCGCCAGGCTCACCACTCCCAGCTTCATGAATTCATTGCGGGTTCCGCCGATCGAATCGTTGAGCGGGATCCACGGGCCGTTCGGCTTGTCCCTGCGGTAGGCTCCGCCCACGTCGGTCCGGACATATGCGAGCCCGGTCTGGCGCGGGTGATACTCGATACCGGCAACATACCCGCCGCCTCCGATCGCCACGTTCCGCCAAGTGTAATCCGCGCCACGGGCCAGAGGCAGGACGAACACCGCACCGCCAAGTGCGCGGAGCAGGAACCGGTGAACGGAAGGAAAGCGCGCGGGGAGGAAGCTCATGAATCGTCTGTCCTATCAACCGGATGCCAAGGATGCGATCTCGCCGACAGGGGATTTTTCACTCCCCCATTCCGGGGAGCCACCTTGCAACACATCCAGAGCCGCGGGCTCACCAGGTGACGACGATCCGATAAAAGCATGTCACGTGGTTCCCTCCCCCGGAGTCGGTGATCTGGACGACATTGCCCGTACCCGGGATTCCCCCGAGCACCGTGGTCCACGAGCCATTGGCCAGCTTCTCTGTTCGCT comes from Luteolibacter sp. LG18 and encodes:
- a CDS encoding RICIN domain-containing protein, with the protein product MKPTNPIRIARASLLLFALGQPLAEAYTHPCIPNTLEELDTIKASLNQQPWKQGYAILTSDGHSQLTYQMRGPFANVSRAGAYDANLGAWQNDMAAVYNLARMWYFTGNPDYAQKAHDILIQWATTHTSFTGNESGLALGDYAICYGGGASILRGTWSGWTASDTTTVQNYFRNVLAPASLAWGNILGPANKGAIYMEAGIAIAAFCDDTAKFDQIVNLYRTFHGSGLMNTLSTGQMGETGRDAGHGFGTLNALAFVAECAWKQGVDLYSELDNRLLTCGEYYARNTFATDNPYVPYGTIDWAWFNNAAGPYTANRGAFYILQNAYRNRRGLPTPWIDRKMGEQGIDGGNFMFAKTADFTTATASPASFPTVSLASSGLTLTTFGTQTTGRSASYSNGVWTLTGLGNGVWNDTTDDCQFACTQMTGDCAMVAKVNSFTYSGSNNGKAGLMIRDNLTATVSQRAWIGMVPAATVLMESHMRGWTENWGGGGYAQRSHSWTPGMPYWLKIERRDKQITTFASPDGASWMPVNCTYYGNLPSTLYIGLFLCSGNTTSVTANFANVAFTGGTGGLLTAPVAPLGVLASGSNRAITVRWLTSYGATAYDVLRSTTSGSGYTALASNLTGTSYVDTTAAAGTSYYYVIRAKNSAGTSGDSPQFGAALLPTAMVNLAHSGTSTASFNATSVTEGSAKAFDSDPGSKWYGYNSPTGWLQYDFGANNPQVIKRYTLNSADVATRDPKDWTFLGSQDGTTWTTLDSQSNQLFANRLQMNTYDIGNTAAYRYYQLQVSANNGAAGLAVAELGLWSDSGQTIPNGTYRVVSRKSNKVLDLFGGGTADGTDAVQWGWTGGDSQKWTLTHLGNGHYQAVGVGSGKLLEVTGASTSNGAVVQIWPSNNNNCQKWTVAPAGDGTFKVLNVNSGKAMDVSSGSTANGAGIIQWPYSGAANQHWAFSIAP
- a CDS encoding LamG-like jellyroll fold domain-containing protein — its product is MKANITLGSLQNPAVINRAWSQVVNYNLDLASWRYDVFVPEGYDGTKPYGVMVYITSDPTTGVVLQAPSNEKNLIWIAPRAVGNGANSPDRYGAALLAIYRANELFNIDPRRVYLSGKSGGARTASALAFYHSEIVRGVAPSSGFALPRLNEVSPDYIPNTSGQSDTYFVYADQPFYFYYLNNNSLHSSIYTAAKSKKLRSYILTRYDDYREDYFVEGFHCAFEPQGLDCFLYDGPGGHTDPSDTEMKEAIDYLDRDDTFPVNANTKAGPGGFSGMTNISQAGASAVETTAAGKTTYTLNPALTSVAAAKSTSAFYWDNANGSTTRWLWEVKNPTPTNQKTSFGLWFANETWSGGVPTSVTGANNPGILITVTQNGSLNRMIVSARPDSGGETIFYDGYFSFVPAYSTAWTTTQTGYLTGTGSPVEVRMDVNKSRWQLTFNGIKLDGTTNAIASGTQISRDNKRMLFGYWDAAAGGSSFWKHDPNTAALNTWSPFTKSIFTASTGALSAGGTTPSPMELRYVIASDPGLPDPLPPGPTGITASAAYGTLSVAWNAYPGATSYQVKRAITAGGPYTTLASSVTANSYSDTTAEAGVFYYYTVSAVTASGSTANGTESGAGLNSLRIRNTGGTASDSLNTTGTEGAAKAFDGTTATKWFNGTGATDWIQYRFASGKRFPLSQYKISSANDVPVRDPVAWQVLGSNDGIGWTILDTRSAQSFAARFQTNTYSVPLTAAYEYYRLNITANGGDAGIQLSEWQILSPDMTPPTIATPSNLLIGTAGQTGAVVTFNATATDYEDGPLPVLFTPPSGSVFPIGSTTVVCRASDLSGNYSQTSFTVTVNDDTLGDISPPTITVPANITVPATGTAGAAVTFTTSAVDAVDGTRPTTNTPASGSFFPIGTSVVTATATDATGNTGSRTFTVAVQPFAQERAWLKFDESSGNSAADATGNGWTGTLVGSPSWTPGKINRAVALNGSAQYVTLPSGVVGGLNDFSIAAWVKLNATSNWARLFDFGTGTSVYMFLTPKNGANNVVRFAISTAGGGGEQKIDGTAALPTGIWTHVAVTLSGSTGTLYVNGSPVGTNANMTLKPSSLGSTGNNYIGKSQYNDPYLSGAVDDFQIFGQALTGQQIAALANPPTAPASLTAGALDTRSSLSWSAAAGASSYNIKRAPVSGGPYVFVANTTVTNFTDTSLTNGTTYYYAVTAVASLLESADSAETSATPLSALQQWRQANFGSITGTGNAADGADPDGDGWTNAQEFASGTNPNDRASLLKLTQVQANGNDMRLRFPTVNGKTYRVERSDSLLQGSWTIVKNNITGTGEELEVTDNGGATHLRRFYRAVVNQ